The proteins below come from a single Eubacterium limosum genomic window:
- a CDS encoding sigma-70 family RNA polymerase sigma factor, producing the protein MDYQEIDALALKAKQGDASAAGLLERCFRPLMLSAAGFGKTENYSFEDSLQDARLAFLEGIQAFDMAAGTGFAAFIKPYVYQKGQNRRRKCLRRLVRDVPADAKAGNEDGETFISLLEDPGADIESGYIHREELERLTAALKELTPEERALLKAVYGKNQSIRRASQSLGVGYSTLQYRHSRLLKKLRGQL; encoded by the coding sequence ATGGATTATCAGGAGATCGACGCCCTGGCGTTAAAGGCGAAGCAGGGGGATGCGTCCGCGGCGGGGCTTTTGGAGCGCTGCTTTCGCCCGCTGATGCTGTCGGCGGCAGGCTTTGGAAAAACAGAAAATTACAGCTTTGAGGACAGTCTGCAGGACGCCCGGCTGGCATTTCTTGAGGGAATACAGGCTTTTGACATGGCTGCCGGAACGGGCTTCGCGGCTTTTATTAAGCCCTATGTGTACCAGAAGGGTCAGAACCGCCGGCGCAAATGCCTGCGCCGCCTGGTGCGCGACGTACCGGCAGATGCCAAAGCAGGGAATGAGGACGGCGAAACGTTCATCAGTTTGTTGGAAGACCCCGGCGCCGATATTGAGAGCGGCTATATCCACAGGGAGGAGCTTGAACGCCTGACAGCAGCGCTCAAGGAGCTGACGCCAGAGGAGCGGGCGCTTTTAAAAGCAGTCTATGGGAAGAACCAGTCCATCCGGAGGGCCTCCCAGAGCCTGGGGGTTGGCTACAGCACCCTCCAGTACCGCCACAGCCGTCTCCTTAAAAAACTGAGGGGCCAGCTGTAA
- a CDS encoding DUF2922 domain-containing protein, producing the protein METTSTKALELDFLMKNGDRMTLSLPDYLEDLTQEQIEASAQTIITQNIFQPSGVGLEKLAGYQYVDKTVRKVEL; encoded by the coding sequence ATGGAGACAACAAGTACCAAAGCACTGGAGCTGGATTTTCTGATGAAGAACGGCGACAGAATGACTCTGAGCCTTCCAGATTATCTGGAGGATTTGACCCAGGAGCAGATTGAGGCCTCGGCCCAGACCATTATCACCCAGAATATTTTCCAGCCCTCGGGCGTAGGACTGGAAAAGCTGGCCGGGTACCAGTATGTGGATAAAACCGTGCGCAAGGTGGAATTATAA
- a CDS encoding YcbK family protein, translated as MAETQSPGAVETAETVPVTEAESPANTEAAPEERLVIEHPLPPDPIITDGPWASAHFLMEEYACDCDGYCDGWPAEMAPELLEKVEALRCALDQPVIITSGVRCDQRNAEVGGIPNSWHCFGHAADLYCPGVPYTEVARVARTLGLGVIEYPGQAFDHVEIWN; from the coding sequence CTGGCCGAAACACAGAGCCCGGGAGCCGTGGAAACAGCAGAGACGGTGCCTGTGACAGAGGCGGAAAGCCCGGCGAATACAGAGGCTGCCCCGGAGGAGCGGCTTGTCATTGAGCATCCCCTGCCGCCTGACCCCATTATAACAGACGGCCCCTGGGCCTCTGCCCACTTTTTGATGGAGGAATACGCCTGCGACTGTGACGGCTACTGCGACGGCTGGCCTGCAGAGATGGCCCCAGAGCTTCTGGAAAAGGTAGAGGCCCTGCGCTGCGCCCTTGACCAGCCGGTGATCATCACCTCCGGGGTGCGCTGCGACCAGCGCAATGCCGAGGTGGGCGGTATCCCCAATTCCTGGCACTGCTTCGGCCACGCCGCCGATCTGTACTGCCCCGGCGTCCCCTATACCGAGGTTGCCCGCGTCGCCAGAACCCTGGGCCTCGGCGTGATCGAGTACCCGGGACAGGCGTTTGACCATGTGGAGATATGGAATTAA
- a CDS encoding nucleotidyltransferase family protein produces MLNIEKIQKEVAPIAQKYGIPRVYLFGSYARGEEKTDSDIDLKVDIQGTKIGLFELSGLRLDLKNRLGVSVDVVTEGGLYENVKNEISKDQVLIYEHKK; encoded by the coding sequence ATGCTGAACATTGAAAAAATTCAAAAAGAAGTGGCGCCTATTGCCCAAAAATACGGAATTCCCCGGGTATATCTTTTTGGCTCTTATGCACGAGGTGAAGAAAAAACAGATAGTGACATTGATTTAAAGGTCGATATTCAAGGCACAAAAATTGGTCTTTTTGAGCTCTCCGGTCTTCGTCTGGATTTAAAAAACCGGCTTGGTGTTTCTGTCGATGTAGTAACCGAGGGCGGACTGTATGAAAATGTAAAAAATGAAATTTCAAAAGACCAGGTATTAATCTATGAGCATAAAAAATAG
- a CDS encoding lectin like domain-containing protein, translated as MKIRKRNSLNRTAGIMAAVLITASGLMSPVHAEEQKSAQPGLDQSYYNLKYSESYEEPLPAAYDLRALGRSTSVKNQNPWSSCWAFSGMSAIESNVLTQQKNKGVQAAAEPDYSERHLSYFAYCLADAAGVNNRAEGTASAKGLFMDLGGTRELLTGTLSTWCGVDTESDVPYEGTPYEWYPTENPKDMNWEVEKDKYFNAAVHLQNADFLPGTATFTDAEKQSFVYDENAEKAIKESLTKNGEVQVYFAAGQSTPQETTADSNGGAEKKDAAEFNKTYAAPNHLVSIVGWDDGYSASNFAETPEGDGAWIVKNSWGSGWGNDGYFYLSYYDRSVQSFASYQVDIPDGKGQFSYDHNYQYDFLGLKSYAPLGLQEQSAEAANVFTAAGSQSLKAVSAVTITPGSTVHTRVYQNLKDKNDPESGTLAADQTETVKYGGYHTLSLEQAVPLETGETFSVIQEISGSDGYYWPIETGTGAYDFYGMEGTFHCIAQADAGQSFIRKDGEGWQDVTNLPDETIDLYGKTAVRNYGNAMIKAFTSDLPEKPVTPEVDPQLNEGAGEPDQNIQESGADTAGASEAAKNTQTGIEGSHQTTTFILVGVLVVVAVLIVALYLRRRKK; from the coding sequence GTGAAAATCAGAAAGAGAAACAGCCTTAACCGGACAGCGGGCATTATGGCGGCAGTGCTCATAACAGCCTCTGGACTGATGTCTCCTGTGCATGCGGAAGAACAGAAGAGCGCGCAGCCAGGCCTTGACCAGTCATATTATAACCTCAAGTATTCGGAAAGCTACGAAGAGCCTTTGCCCGCAGCTTACGATCTGCGCGCCCTTGGCCGAAGCACCAGCGTGAAAAATCAAAACCCCTGGTCCTCCTGCTGGGCTTTCAGCGGAATGTCTGCCATTGAGTCCAATGTGCTGACACAGCAGAAAAATAAAGGCGTGCAGGCAGCTGCTGAGCCGGATTATTCTGAACGGCATTTGTCTTATTTTGCTTATTGCCTGGCGGACGCTGCCGGTGTAAATAATCGTGCCGAGGGAACCGCATCCGCTAAAGGCCTTTTTATGGATCTGGGCGGTACCCGGGAGCTGCTGACCGGAACCCTGAGCACCTGGTGCGGCGTTGACACCGAGTCCGATGTGCCCTATGAAGGGACCCCCTACGAATGGTATCCGACCGAAAATCCCAAGGATATGAACTGGGAAGTAGAAAAAGACAAATACTTTAACGCCGCCGTACATCTCCAGAACGCGGATTTTCTGCCTGGGACAGCTACCTTTACAGACGCCGAAAAACAAAGCTTTGTCTATGATGAAAACGCAGAAAAGGCCATTAAGGAAAGCCTGACGAAAAACGGAGAGGTACAGGTATATTTTGCCGCAGGCCAGAGTACCCCGCAGGAAACCACAGCAGACAGTAACGGCGGCGCTGAAAAGAAAGATGCCGCCGAGTTTAATAAAACCTATGCAGCGCCCAACCACCTTGTATCCATTGTGGGCTGGGACGATGGCTATTCAGCCAGTAATTTTGCCGAAACCCCGGAGGGCGACGGCGCCTGGATCGTCAAGAACAGCTGGGGCAGCGGCTGGGGAAACGACGGGTACTTTTATCTGTCTTACTATGACCGGAGCGTACAGTCCTTCGCCTCCTATCAGGTGGATATCCCGGATGGGAAGGGACAGTTTTCCTATGACCATAATTATCAGTATGATTTTCTGGGATTAAAATCCTATGCGCCGCTGGGGCTTCAGGAGCAGTCTGCTGAGGCCGCCAATGTGTTTACAGCCGCTGGAAGCCAAAGCCTGAAGGCTGTCTCCGCGGTTACCATTACCCCAGGATCAACGGTTCATACCCGTGTGTACCAGAATTTAAAGGATAAAAACGATCCAGAGAGCGGGACACTGGCAGCGGATCAGACAGAGACTGTAAAATATGGCGGTTACCATACGCTTTCTCTGGAGCAGGCTGTCCCATTGGAGACGGGCGAGACCTTCTCCGTTATCCAGGAAATCTCAGGCAGTGACGGGTATTACTGGCCCATCGAGACTGGAACCGGTGCGTATGATTTCTATGGTATGGAGGGAACCTTTCATTGCATTGCACAGGCCGACGCAGGACAGAGCTTTATCAGAAAAGACGGCGAGGGCTGGCAGGATGTCACAAATCTGCCCGATGAAACCATAGATCTATATGGTAAAACGGCCGTCCGAAACTACGGCAATGCCATGATCAAGGCCTTTACCAGTGATTTGCCCGAAAAACCCGTAACACCAGAGGTTGATCCACAGCTCAATGAGGGTGCGGGAGAACCGGATCAGAATATTCAGGAATCGGGAGCAGATACGGCCGGAGCATCTGAAGCGGCTAAAAATACACAGACGGGAATTGAAGGGTCGCACCAAACAACGACCTTTATCCTTGTGGGTGTGCTTGTGGTGGTGGCTGTCCTGATTGTGGCTTTGTATCTCAGAAGACGTAAAAAATAG
- the guaA gene encoding glutamine-hydrolyzing GMP synthase, whose product MKQDMIVILDLGNTENTTLARAIRSLGVYSEIYPHDITKAELEALPNVKGIIVNGGPNNVVDGEKIDVGPWVYEAGCPVLAVDHAPAKCADTLEKWPEDEAELKGSLEEFVLVQCKAEKNWNMKNFIADQVELIKRQIGDRKVLLALSGGVDSSVVAALLIKAIGKQLVCVHVNHGLMRKGESESVVEVFKNQLDANLVYVDATERFLTKLAGVADPEEKRKIIGAEFIRVFEEEARKLEGIDFLGQGTIYPDIVESGTKTAKMVKSHHNVGGLPEDLQFELVEPVRQLFKDEVRACGTELGLPDDMVYRQPFPGPGLGVRCLGAITRDRLEAVRESDAILREEFAAAGLDKKVWQYFTVVPDFKSVGVRDNARSFEYPVILRAINTVDAMTATIEEIDWPVLQKITHRILNEVKNVNRVCYDLSPKPCATIEWE is encoded by the coding sequence ATGAAACAAGACATGATTGTCATTTTAGACTTGGGAAATACCGAAAACACAACTCTGGCCAGAGCGATCCGCAGCCTGGGCGTATACAGTGAAATTTATCCCCACGATATTACAAAGGCAGAACTGGAAGCGCTGCCAAATGTCAAAGGGATTATCGTAAACGGCGGCCCGAATAACGTGGTAGACGGTGAAAAAATTGATGTGGGCCCGTGGGTTTACGAAGCAGGCTGCCCGGTGCTGGCAGTAGACCATGCCCCGGCCAAATGCGCGGACACACTGGAAAAATGGCCTGAGGATGAAGCAGAATTAAAGGGAAGCCTGGAAGAATTTGTGCTGGTACAGTGCAAAGCAGAAAAGAACTGGAATATGAAAAACTTTATTGCCGACCAGGTTGAGCTTATTAAACGCCAGATAGGCGACCGCAAGGTTCTGCTGGCCCTGTCCGGCGGTGTGGACAGCTCCGTTGTAGCCGCCCTTCTCATCAAAGCCATCGGAAAACAGCTTGTCTGTGTCCACGTCAATCACGGCCTCATGCGTAAAGGCGAATCCGAAAGCGTGGTCGAGGTTTTTAAAAACCAGCTGGACGCCAACCTCGTCTATGTGGATGCCACTGAACGCTTTTTAACCAAGCTGGCCGGTGTGGCCGATCCTGAAGAAAAACGTAAGATCATCGGTGCAGAATTTATCCGCGTCTTTGAAGAAGAAGCCCGTAAGCTGGAAGGCATCGACTTCCTGGGTCAGGGAACCATCTACCCGGATATCGTGGAAAGCGGCACAAAAACCGCCAAAATGGTTAAATCCCACCACAATGTCGGCGGTCTGCCCGAAGATTTACAGTTTGAGCTGGTCGAACCTGTCCGCCAGCTGTTCAAGGACGAAGTCCGCGCCTGCGGCACAGAGCTTGGTCTGCCAGACGATATGGTATACCGCCAGCCATTCCCAGGCCCAGGCCTTGGCGTACGCTGCCTTGGCGCCATCACCCGTGACCGCCTCGAAGCAGTCAGAGAATCCGACGCTATCCTGAGAGAAGAATTTGCAGCGGCTGGATTGGATAAAAAGGTATGGCAGTACTTTACCGTTGTCCCAGATTTCAAATCCGTCGGCGTCCGCGATAACGCCAGAAGCTTCGAATACCCCGTCATCCTCCGCGCCATCAACACCGTTGACGCCATGACCGCCACCATCGAAGAAATTGACTGGCCCGTCCTCCAGAAAATCACCCACCGGATCTTGAACGAAGTAAAGAACGTTAACCGCGTGTGCTACGATTTGAGTCCTAAGCCTTGTGCTACGATTGAATGGGAATAG
- a CDS encoding helix-turn-helix domain-containing protein: MTIGEKIKKFRTAQKLSQKQLAAMAGMSEPALRNYELGNRHPSEEQVHKIADALGLSFFALSDPDFDSYHGVIHALFSLEDQYHLMPKEIDGQIYLSLDDPSLKDSLRLWHNELSALKEEQISQEEYDLWRYSYPRLQAERDKEKRKLRYEVDKKNG, translated from the coding sequence ATGACCATTGGAGAAAAGATAAAAAAATTTCGAACGGCCCAAAAGCTCTCTCAAAAACAGCTTGCTGCTATGGCAGGCATGAGTGAACCTGCTCTTCGCAATTATGAGCTGGGCAACCGCCACCCTTCAGAAGAACAAGTCCATAAAATCGCCGATGCCCTGGGCCTCAGTTTTTTTGCTTTGTCCGATCCTGATTTTGACAGTTACCACGGTGTTATCCATGCCCTGTTCTCACTGGAAGACCAGTATCATCTCATGCCAAAAGAGATCGATGGACAAATTTATCTTTCTTTAGATGATCCCAGCCTTAAAGATAGCCTTCGGCTTTGGCATAATGAACTCAGCGCGCTTAAAGAAGAGCAAATCTCACAGGAAGAATACGATCTTTGGCGCTATTCTTATCCTCGCTTACAGGCAGAACGTGATAAAGAAAAAAGAAAGTTGCGATATGAAGTAGATAAAAAAAATGGTTGA
- a CDS encoding transcriptional regulator, whose product MNQKMFISAEEMATELGISKSFAYKLMREMNEELQKKGYLTIAGRVSRKYFEEKFYGMEREMM is encoded by the coding sequence ATGAATCAGAAAATGTTTATTAGTGCTGAAGAAATGGCAACGGAGCTCGGAATTTCCAAATCCTTTGCCTACAAATTAATGCGTGAAATGAATGAAGAACTTCAAAAAAAGGGGTACCTGACCATTGCCGGCCGCGTGAGCCGGAAATATTTTGAAGAAAAATTTTATGGCATGGAAAGGGAGATGATGTAA
- a CDS encoding site-specific integrase, with protein sequence MSAYRDKEKGTWYASFRYKDWKGQNIQKMKRGFKTKKEALAWEQAFKQQQAGDPDMLFEDFLEIYKRDMASRLKKNTWQTKNYVIDKKILPTFQHKRLRDIRPSDVIQWQNELLAYRDKQGKAYSSGYLKTVHNQLSAIFNYAVRFYDLSSNPAAKAGNIGKETNKEMQFWTKEEYLKFADSMMDKPLSYYAFEMLYWCGIREGELLALTKSDFDFEKRTVRINKSYQRIKGEDIITEPKTPKSNRTIQMPVFLCDEMKDYLQSLYGIDSDDRIFPTNKHYLQREMKRGAAEQGIKQIRVHDLRHSHVSLLIELGFSAVAIADRVGHESIDITYRYAHLFPSKQKEMADRLEFERSA encoded by the coding sequence ATGTCCGCTTATAGGGATAAGGAAAAAGGTACCTGGTATGCTTCTTTCCGATATAAAGATTGGAAGGGGCAGAACATTCAAAAAATGAAACGTGGTTTTAAGACCAAAAAGGAGGCGCTGGCTTGGGAACAAGCTTTTAAACAACAGCAGGCCGGAGATCCAGATATGTTGTTTGAGGATTTTTTAGAAATCTACAAACGGGATATGGCCTCACGGCTTAAGAAAAATACCTGGCAAACCAAAAATTATGTGATCGATAAGAAGATACTGCCAACATTTCAGCATAAAAGGCTTCGTGATATTCGCCCTTCAGATGTCATTCAATGGCAGAATGAACTGCTTGCTTACAGAGATAAACAAGGTAAGGCTTATTCCAGCGGCTATTTAAAAACAGTGCACAATCAGCTGAGCGCTATTTTTAATTATGCTGTCCGGTTTTATGACTTGTCGTCTAACCCCGCCGCAAAAGCAGGAAATATAGGGAAAGAAACAAATAAGGAAATGCAGTTTTGGACAAAAGAGGAATACCTGAAATTTGCGGATTCTATGATGGACAAGCCGCTGTCCTACTATGCTTTTGAAATGCTGTACTGGTGTGGTATTCGTGAAGGTGAGCTGCTTGCATTGACGAAGTCAGATTTTGATTTTGAAAAAAGGACAGTCAGAATCAATAAATCCTATCAAAGAATTAAAGGGGAGGATATCATTACTGAGCCCAAAACACCTAAAAGCAACCGAACAATCCAAATGCCTGTCTTTTTGTGTGATGAAATGAAGGATTATCTTCAAAGTTTATACGGGATAGATTCAGATGATCGTATTTTCCCAACCAATAAACACTACCTTCAGCGCGAAATGAAAAGAGGTGCAGCGGAACAGGGAATTAAGCAAATCCGAGTTCATGATTTACGTCATTCTCACGTCTCTCTGTTAATCGAACTGGGGTTTTCGGCAGTGGCTATTGCGGATCGGGTAGGTCATGAAAGTATTGATATCACTTATCGTTATGCCCATCTGTTTCCGTCAAAACAAAAAGAGATGGCAGATCGGCTGGAATTTGAAAGGAGTGCATAA
- a CDS encoding plasmid mobilization protein has protein sequence MEKNRDKKGRWRNLYVGFRMSPEESKALNIRVKLSGLTKQDYIIKCLSGPSIEVTGNPRVYKALRDQMAQIYDELKRICDGDEMTEEQLFTLQLIAQTLQGLKGEQ, from the coding sequence ATGGAAAAAAATCGAGACAAAAAAGGAAGATGGCGAAATTTGTATGTGGGGTTTAGAATGTCCCCGGAGGAAAGTAAAGCGTTAAACATTCGAGTAAAACTGTCAGGTTTGACAAAGCAAGATTACATTATCAAGTGTCTGTCCGGTCCGTCGATTGAGGTCACTGGAAATCCAAGAGTGTATAAAGCACTGCGGGACCAAATGGCACAAATTTACGATGAGTTGAAACGCATTTGTGATGGCGATGAAATGACAGAAGAGCAGTTATTCACGCTCCAGCTAATCGCACAAACCCTGCAGGGGCTCAAAGGAGAACAATAA
- a CDS encoding AAA family ATPase has protein sequence MTDTKEKTTSPGSSVGADGEQSPFKNYDLSIPETKKKDNVPKKKAAAAKNTSLKTVTVTTLLDTLYPPLKPIIHDLLYPGTYLFAGAPKVGKSFMMAQLAYHTSSGIPLWEHPVNPGTALYLALEDNNRRMQQRLYKMFGARNNDKFYLATAAHRMNQGLEEQLEKFLKEHPDTKLIIYDTMQKVRGNDGDDISYKKDYEMISQIKAFGDQYDLCQTIVHHTRKQDASDRFDTISGTNGLLGAADGAFILDKKKRGSNKAIMEMISRDLPDQKFHLSFDIQKCIWQLDELEKESFKEPVNPLLEAVNQFLEKEGKSWHGRASDLVNLLDIEKMSPNMLTKNLNPEVGRLSTEYGIEYENKRSNRGSDITLVKK, from the coding sequence ATGACCGATACAAAAGAAAAGACGACTTCTCCCGGTTCATCTGTTGGCGCAGATGGGGAGCAGTCGCCCTTTAAAAACTATGATTTAAGTATACCAGAAACAAAAAAGAAAGACAACGTTCCAAAGAAAAAAGCGGCAGCGGCAAAGAACACTTCCTTAAAGACTGTTACTGTGACCACGTTATTGGATACACTTTATCCGCCATTAAAGCCGATTATTCATGATCTTTTGTATCCCGGAACCTATCTGTTTGCCGGTGCGCCAAAAGTAGGAAAGTCTTTTATGATGGCGCAGCTTGCCTATCATACCAGCAGCGGCATCCCGCTTTGGGAGCATCCTGTTAATCCAGGGACGGCGCTGTATCTGGCACTGGAAGATAATAACCGAAGAATGCAGCAGCGGCTGTATAAAATGTTTGGCGCAAGAAATAATGATAAATTTTATCTGGCCACTGCGGCCCATCGAATGAATCAAGGTTTGGAGGAACAGCTTGAAAAATTTCTTAAAGAACATCCAGATACCAAGCTCATTATCTATGATACGATGCAAAAAGTGCGTGGAAATGACGGCGACGATATCAGTTACAAAAAAGACTATGAGATGATCTCACAAATAAAAGCGTTTGGCGATCAGTATGATCTTTGCCAGACCATCGTTCATCATACCCGCAAGCAGGATGCCAGTGATCGCTTTGATACGATCTCTGGAACAAATGGCTTGTTGGGGGCAGCCGACGGCGCCTTTATTCTGGATAAGAAAAAAAGAGGCAGCAACAAAGCGATCATGGAGATGATCAGCCGGGATTTACCGGATCAGAAATTTCATTTAAGCTTTGATATTCAGAAATGTATATGGCAATTGGACGAACTGGAAAAGGAGTCTTTCAAAGAGCCTGTAAACCCATTACTGGAAGCGGTCAATCAATTTTTAGAAAAAGAAGGAAAAAGCTGGCATGGCCGCGCAAGCGATTTAGTTAATTTGTTGGACATTGAAAAGATGAGTCCCAATATGCTCACAAAAAATCTTAATCCTGAAGTTGGACGTCTGTCCACAGAGTATGGCATTGAATATGAAAACAAACGGAGCAACAGAGGAAGTGACATCACTCTGGTAAAGAAGTGA
- a CDS encoding plasmid mobilization protein, with amino-acid sequence MRNRRETIQIRVREDEKNQIITNSQKCGLSVSEYLRMLARGYEPKPLPPIQYNEMMELLYDIRYALGDYDAPEAIAVLEETLLEMHAVLAPERRKDNGHHQNLARQGQPEPRH; translated from the coding sequence ATGAGAAATCGAAGAGAAACCATTCAAATAAGAGTGCGGGAAGATGAAAAAAATCAGATCATTACCAATAGTCAAAAGTGTGGATTAAGCGTTTCCGAATACCTGCGGATGCTGGCCAGAGGGTATGAACCGAAGCCATTGCCCCCCATCCAATACAATGAAATGATGGAACTGTTATACGATATACGCTATGCCTTGGGCGATTATGACGCCCCAGAAGCCATCGCTGTTTTAGAAGAAACCCTGCTAGAAATGCACGCCGTTTTAGCCCCGGAAAGGAGAAAAGACAATGGCCATCACCAAAATCTGGCCCGTCAAGGACAGCCTGAACCGCGTCATTGA
- a CDS encoding relaxase/mobilization nuclease domain-containing protein, with amino-acid sequence MAITKIWPVKDSLNRVIEYAKNVDKTENPDFLNSDLYQVLHYAADENKTRFERQYYVTGINCAVETAGQQMQITKERFGKIGGTLAHHACQSFKPDEITPKECHAIGVKLAQKMWGDKYEVIVSTHLNTNCLHNHFVINSVSFIDGKKYNERKAEYQRLRDTSDALCREYHLSVIENPTKRKRSQGLYQAEKRGELTRYALYRSDIDEAIERSMTMKEFYDYLRRKGYQIKGKIDSCALKLPHYPRFTRFKTLGEAYSVLRIQDQIYRQRGPEIRERSKEPILFFVPTPKKLQIEDILGFGEEFRKLRNLYLFFCYQLGIYPKNKGQVSMSPMIKEEVRRMEEISQQTIFLCKHQIDTYEQLKEKQKEIQTEMDELISQRKKLTNKMRRAEPEEKEVLSQRKRELTSQISVLRKDLKLALGVEKRSLDMVERLKATDRDMNKEKEIVYKKGRYR; translated from the coding sequence ATGGCCATCACCAAAATCTGGCCCGTCAAGGACAGCCTGAACCGCGTCATTGAGTATGCCAAAAACGTTGATAAAACCGAAAATCCTGACTTCCTAAACTCCGATTTATACCAGGTGCTGCACTACGCAGCCGATGAAAACAAGACCAGATTTGAGCGACAATACTACGTAACCGGCATCAACTGTGCCGTGGAAACCGCCGGCCAGCAGATGCAGATCACCAAAGAAAGGTTTGGAAAAATAGGAGGAACCCTGGCCCATCACGCCTGTCAAAGCTTCAAACCCGACGAGATTACCCCCAAAGAGTGCCATGCAATCGGGGTCAAGCTCGCTCAAAAAATGTGGGGTGACAAATATGAAGTGATCGTGAGCACCCACCTCAATACCAACTGCCTGCATAACCATTTCGTTATCAATTCCGTCTCTTTTATTGACGGAAAGAAGTACAATGAACGCAAAGCAGAATACCAGCGGCTGCGGGATACCTCCGACGCACTCTGCCGAGAGTACCATCTATCCGTGATTGAAAATCCCACAAAACGCAAACGGAGTCAAGGCCTTTACCAGGCAGAAAAGCGGGGAGAGCTGACACGCTATGCACTTTATCGCTCCGATATCGACGAAGCCATTGAACGCTCAATGACGATGAAAGAATTCTATGACTACCTGAGACGAAAAGGCTACCAGATTAAAGGAAAAATCGATTCCTGTGCGCTGAAGCTGCCACATTATCCACGCTTCACACGCTTTAAAACACTCGGAGAAGCCTACTCCGTACTGCGTATTCAGGATCAGATTTACCGGCAAAGAGGGCCGGAAATTCGAGAGAGAAGCAAAGAACCCATTTTATTCTTTGTACCCACACCAAAGAAATTGCAGATTGAAGACATACTGGGGTTTGGTGAGGAGTTTCGAAAACTCCGCAACCTTTACCTGTTCTTCTGCTACCAATTGGGGATCTACCCCAAAAACAAAGGACAGGTTTCAATGAGCCCCATGATCAAAGAAGAAGTGCGCCGCATGGAAGAAATATCCCAGCAGACCATCTTTTTATGTAAACATCAGATTGATACCTATGAACAGCTCAAGGAAAAACAGAAAGAAATTCAGACAGAGATGGATGAATTGATCAGCCAAAGAAAGAAGCTCACCAACAAGATGCGGCGGGCTGAGCCGGAAGAAAAAGAGGTATTAAGCCAACGGAAAAGAGAGTTGACGAGTCAGATTTCAGTTCTTCGGAAAGATTTGAAGTTGGCACTTGGTGTGGAAAAACGTTCACTAGACATGGTTGAACGGCTTAAAGCTACAGATAGGGATATGAATAAAGAGAAAGAAATTGTCTACAAAAAAGGAAGGTATCGATAA
- a CDS encoding corrinoid protein, with the protein MTREEVMDKLKESVVEMDADLAEVAAKAALETGIEPLEAISEGLSAGMQVMSDMFDEGEAFVPQLLVAAEAFETAVNILTGGLSDEEKAASKSGKVLIHTVQGDVHDIGKNIVKTMFEANNFQVYDLGRDVAVEEVVEKAKEYAVDIIAGSALMTTTMPAQKDILRLLEEEGIRDDYIVMYGGAPVFPEWCTKIGADGYADTAAGAVEVAKDLLAKKAS; encoded by the coding sequence ATGACACGAGAAGAAGTAATGGATAAATTAAAAGAATCGGTTGTTGAGATGGATGCCGATTTAGCTGAGGTGGCGGCCAAGGCGGCACTGGAAACCGGTATTGAGCCTCTGGAGGCCATCAGTGAGGGCCTGTCTGCGGGCATGCAGGTCATGAGTGACATGTTTGACGAAGGCGAAGCGTTTGTACCACAGCTTTTAGTTGCGGCTGAAGCCTTTGAAACCGCCGTTAATATTTTAACTGGCGGCCTGAGCGATGAGGAAAAGGCAGCGTCCAAGAGCGGTAAGGTTTTAATTCATACCGTTCAGGGCGATGTTCACGACATCGGGAAAAATATTGTCAAAACGATGTTTGAAGCCAACAATTTCCAGGTATACGACTTGGGCCGTGATGTGGCAGTGGAGGAAGTGGTTGAAAAGGCCAAAGAATATGCGGTTGACATTATTGCTGGTTCTGCGCTGATGACAACCACCATGCCGGCGCAGAAGGATATCCTAAGACTTCTAGAGGAAGAAGGCATCCGTGATGATTATATCGTTATGTACGGCGGAGCGCCAGTGTTCCCGGAATGGTGCACAAAGATCGGGGCAGATGGTTACGCCGATACCGCGGCTGGCGCTGTGGAAGTGGCAAAAGACCTGCTCGCTAAAAAAGCGTCTTAA